In the Brevundimonas mediterranea genome, TTCTTGATCCAACCGGCGAAAGTCCCCTGCCCCCGGAACTCCGAGCAGCGCTGGAAGCCTTGCAGGAAGGCGTCCTGGGCCACGTCGTCGGCCAGGGACGGCGCCGCGCCCATGCGGCGGAGCAGGCCCCGGACCGCCGACCCGTGCCGACGGACCAGTTCGCCATACTCCCGCCGTCCGCCGGCCGCCGCCTGGGCGGCCAGCTCGACGTCGTGGAGATCTCTGAGTGGTTTGATCATGACGTTCCCCCCTTCCGGCGGACGTCAGTCTTTGTTCGGGTTGAACAAGCCCAGGATGATGAAGGCGATGCCGATAGCGACGGGGATGCAGGCCAGACCCAGCAGAGGCCCCTCGCCATTTCCGCCCCATTGACTGGTGAACCCGCCGACCGTGAACGCAAATCCGGCGATACCCACGCCGCTCGCCAGGCTGAGCACGCCCTTGCGGATGTCCTTGCTGCGCGACGGCAGCCCTTTCTGCACGTCCTTGGTCATGGCGTCGATCAACTCGGGCGGAAGGGTCTGGCCCTTGTCGACCGCGTGCCTTACCGTCAGTTGCATCTCGCGGCGCTCCCGATTTTTCAGGAACGATGGCCCGACAATCACGGCGACGATCGCGGTGAAGACGATGAAGACGATGAAGACGGGTGTAGCGCCCATGATGAACTCTCTCTTGATCCGATGCGACAGCCTGATGTGGCGGCCTTCTGATCACAAGAGGCTGTGGGATGCGCGTACGGATGCGCGGCCCGACGTGAAATCTTTGTAAGGTCGCGAAGCGAAGCCCATGACGCGACAACGGGTTCGGGCTAACGTCATGGCCTGACCCCCTGAAGGAGATTCCCATGGCCCACGTCACCTATCGCATCGTCGAGCACGACGGCGGGTGGGCCTACCAGTCCGGAGGCACCTATTCCGAGACCTTCGCCACCCACGAGGCCGCCAAGGCCGCTGCGGTCCGGGCCGCGCGCGAACAGAAGGTGCCGGACGAGAACGCCGCCATCGAATACGAAACCTCCGACGGCCGCTGGGTCACGGAAAGCGCCGACGGACACGACCGCCCGGCGACCGACGTCGAAGACTGACGGCCCCCGCCCCTATTCAAAGACGGCGGCGTAGGCTTCGGGCTTGAAGCCGACCAGGCGCCGGTCCCCCAGATCCAGAACCGGCCGCTTGATCATCGAGGGCTGGGCCGTCATCAGGGCGACGGCCTTGTCCCGATCAATGTCCGCCCGGTCGGCCTCGGGCAGTTTCCTGAAGGTCGTGCCGGCGCGATTCAACACCGTCTCCCAGCCGTGGTCGTCGATCCACTGGCCCAGTTGGACCGGGTCGACGCCAGCCTTCTTGTAGTCATGAAAGACATATTCGACGCCGTGCTGGTCCAGCCAGACGCGGGCCTTCTTGACGGTGTCGCAGTTGGGAATGCCGTAGAGGACGACGGTCATGGGCGGTCCTTTTCCTTGGGGCGGCCGCTGTGCCTGTAGATAGTCCTCCTGACAAGCTTGGAAACCCGCTGTTCATGAGCGGGAACCCAATACTCATCGCCCCGCCAGAACACGGTTTCCCATGTCGATCCGCGCCGCTTCAAAACGTGTCCTGGCCTTGATGAGGACCAGGGCGGCGCTGTCCGCAGTCTCCATGATGGCGACGATGACGGCGATGATGGCCGCCATGATCGTCGTGGTGTTCGGGAACCTGTCCACCATAGAGGCCGCAGACCGCGCGGTTCACCACACCCGGGTCGTCGAAACCGCGGCGGCCGATCTTCTGGCGTCCAGCCTGGATCAGGAAACCGGCATCAGGGGATACGGAGAAAGCAGGGGCGAACCGGCTGCGCTCGAACCCTATTTTGCAGGCCAGGCGAAGTTCAGCGAAGAACTGCAGACCCTCTACCGTCTGTCGAGCGACAGTCCGCAGCAGACAGCCCGACTGGACGCCCTGCGTGAGGGGCTCAACCGCTGGCGTTCCGTCTATGCAAGCCCTCAGCTGGCCCGCCCCCAAAGCCAGATCGCCGATCCCGCCCTGGCGGAGCGTGGTCGAGTCGCGATGGGCGAGGTGCGCCAATTGCTGGACGATCTTCGTGCGGAGGAGGCCTTGGCGGCCCAGGAAAGCGAGGAGGCGCGTGATCGCGCCTATACGACCGCACGGATCGTCGTCGGCGGTGTCGGCCTGGCGGCGCTGGGGTTCGGGACGAGCCTGGGTCTTTGGGCCGTCCGCGCCTCGGCGCGACGTGAACGCGAAGCCGTGGCCTTCGCCAAGGCCAAGACGCGAACCCTGGCCGTCGTCAGCCACGAGATCCGCACGCCGCTGAACGGCATGCTGGGCATGTTGCAGGCCATGGCGGCCGAGCCGATGGCGGCGACCCAGAAGGAACGGCTCGAGGTCGCGCTTGAATCGGGAGAAACCCTGACGGCCCTGCTCAACGATCTGCTGGACGCGTCGAAGATCGAGGCAGGACGCCTGGAGTTGCTGGAGGCCGATTTCGACCTGACGCGTCTGCTCGCGCGCATGGAGACCGCCTTCGGCGAGACGGCGCGCAAGAAGGGCGTGCCGCTGCGGATCGACATCGCGCCCGAAGCGGCGGGCGACTGGATCGGGGACAAGGTGCGGATCGGCCAGATCCTGGCCAATCTGATCTCGAACGCCGTGAAGTTCACCGATCAGGGCGAAGTGGCCTTGTCCGTCGACGTCCCGAGCGCAGGCCTGCTTCGGATCGCCGTGCGTGACAGCGGCATGGGCATGAATGAAGCCACCCTGGGCCGCCTGTTCTCACCCTATGCGCAGGCCAGCGCCGAAACCGCGCATACGCACGGCGGCACCGGCCTGGGCCTGGCGATCTCGCGCTCGCTGGCGCGGATGATGGGGGGCGACATCACCGTGACCAGCGCGGTCGGTCAGGGCTCCTGCTTCACCCTGGAGCTTCCGCTGCAACGCGGGCGTTCGGCCACGACCGAGCCCGAGAGCGCAAGAAGCCTGGCCGACCTGCACGTCCTGGCGGCCGACGACAACGCCGTGAATCGCCAGGTTCTGTCCGCCATCCTGCCCAGTCTGGGCGTCGAGCTGACGGTGGTCGAAAACGGCGACCAGGCTGTGGCCGCCTGGCGTGAGGGCGCCTATGATCTGGTGCTGCTGGACCTGCGCATGCCGCTCTGCGACGGCTTCGAGGCCGCCCGCCGGATTCGCGCCGAAGAGACGCCCGGCCAGCGCACGCCCCTGATCCTGTTGTCCGGCGACGTCTCCGCGTCGGTGCGCCAACAGGGCCGCGAGGCCGGTCTGGACGGCTTCGTCGCCAAGCCGCTGGACATCCATATGCTGATCGAGGCGATGAGCGCCGCCCTTCCCCCCGCGCATCCTCTGGCCGCCTGACTCCAGCGCCCTGATCAGAACCGTTTCGTCAGGCCCAGGCTGAACACCCGTCCACGCGGATCGGCGACGACCGGGTCGTAGCCGAAGGCGTACTGGGCCAGAGGCGGCGCCTTGTCCGCCAGATTGACCAAGCCCAGGGCCAGGTCGAGATCGAGGCCGAGCGTGCGGGTGTAGAGCAGATCGACGGTGGTCTGGCTGGCGATGGTGGTGTCGTTGATCCCGCTGCGGTCATTACGATAACCGGCTGTGTAGTGGACCAGGCCGGTCAGGGCATGACCGCCGCCGCTCCAGGACAGGGCGAACTCGCCGCGATTGCGCGGCAGGGACCGGCCGATATTGTTCAGATTGGTCGAGCCCACGCCCGACACCTGGGCCGCGCCGTCGCTGAGCCGGATGTCGTAACGGTCCACATAGGTCCAGGTCGCCGAGGCCGAGGCCCGACCGCCCCACAGATCGCGACCGTAACGCGCCGCCAGGTCGATCCCCTGCGTCTCGATGGAAGAGGCGTTGACGAAATAGAGCTGGACGAAGGTCAAGGCGCCGCCGGCCGAACGGGTGATGCGCGACTGGGCGTCCGTGCCGGTGCGGCCCGCCGCCGTATCGGCCGCCGCCTGATCGATGATCGCCTGGGCCGACTCCTTGACCACCTGGTCGGCATAGTCGAAGCGCCAGGCGTCCAGGCCCAGTTCCAGCCCCTTGATCGGACGCCACAGGGCGCCGAAGGTCAGGCTCTCGGACTTTTCGGGTTTCAGGTCGGCGTCGCCCGAGGTCAGGGTGTTGACGAAGACGAACGCCCCCCGATCGAACACCGACGGCTGAGAGGCCTGGGCGCCGGACTGGGCGTAGACGGACGGGGCGCGGAACCCCTGCCCCCACGAGGCGCGCAGCGCCAGGGCGTCGGTCACGTCCCAGCGGACCGCCGCCTTGGGGCTGAACCGCCCCTGATCGCCGTCATAGGACTCATAACGCCCGGCCAGTTGCGCCTCGATCCGGTCGCCCAGGTGGATGCGAGCCTCGGCGAAGCCGGCCAGGGTTTGCTGGTCGCCCTCGAAGTCGGGCGAGAACCCGGCGGTCAGCAGTTCGCCGGCGTTGACCAGATCGCTCCAGTCGTGACGGAAGGCGCTGCGGCGATACTGGGCGCCCAGGGCCACATCGACCCGCCCCCCGGCCCAGGCCAGGGCCTGACCGCCGGTCGAGGCGTCGGCCGTGGTCAGGCTGGACGCGCCGCGCAGACCGGTTGAGCCGGTCAGGCTGTCGATCAGTTCGGCGCTGTTGGCCGTGCCGGTCCCGAGATAGGCGCTGCCGAAGGGATTGAAATACTGACAGGCGCCGACGCCCGGCGACCCCGTCGCCGCATCGCAGCCGGCGCCGCCCAGACCATTCAGGGCGTTCCGCAGCGCGCTGCCGATCACGTCCGGCTTGTCATAGGCGACATGCTGGCGGCTGGCGGTCGCGGCCAGGCTCCAGGTCCAGCCGCCGGCGAAGTCACCGTCCAGACCGGCCGCCAGTCGCCATGTCTCATACTCGAACACGGCGGTCGAAGCCCCGGCCTCTGCGCCCAGAAGCCGGCCCCGGAACAGGACGTCCTCGCTGAACGGATTGTCGGGGTGCGAGGCCGGCACGGTCAGGGACTGGGCCAGGATGGGCAGCGACGGCGTCTGGCGGGCGCGGGTTTCGGAGGTTGACCAGGCCGCCTGAAGCGACAGGCTCATGTCCCCGACCGGACGGCGATAGTCGGCGAAGACCTGGGTGCGCGTCTCCTCCGGCGTCAGGTCGAAGAAGTCGGAATAGTCGAGGCGGCAGAAGGCGTCGCCGGCGCTGTTGCGATAGGCGGCGTCGAAGGCGGGATTGTCGCAGGCCGGGTCCGGCGCATAGCCCCCCGTGCCGGGCCGGTAATAGGAGCCCGGCTGACCGTAGCTGGTCACGGCGGTCCAGGACGCGCGGCCGTAACGGTCCGCCTGGGTGAAGTCGCGCTCGTCGGTGCTGAGCGCCGACCGGTGGAAATGCGAGGCCGCCAGGGTCAGGTCGCCGCCCAGCAGCGCAAGACCGCCGACGGCCTGGATCACGCTCTCTTCCGATCCGTCGGCCACGGCGTATTTGGCGCTGATCTCGGGCTCCGCCACATTGTGACGGGTGATGAAATTGACCACCCCGGCCACGGCGTCCGAGCCATAGACGGCCGAGGCGCCGTCCCTGGCCACCTCGACCCGCTGCAGGGCGATCATGGGAACGAGCGAATTGATGTCGACGAAGGCCGAGCCGTCGGTCGCCACCACGGCGCTGGTCGTCCAGCGCTGGCCGTCGACCAGGACCAGGGTCGAACCCAGGCCGAGATTGCGCAGATTGAACTGGGCCGTGCCCGAGCTCTGCGGCTGGTTCAGCTGATCCACCTGGGCCTCGGAGCCCGAGTTGGCGGTGATCAGGCGGACCAGTTGCGAAGCGTCGGCGGCGCCGGCGGCCGCGATGACGTTCCGCTCCAAAGTCTCGACCGGCGCGATCCGGTCGCCGCCGGCGATGCGCGATCCGGTGACGACGATATCGTCCACGCGCGACGGCCCCTCCTGCGCCTGAACCGCACACACGCCCGCCAGCCAGGCGACCGAAGCCGTCGCCATCAGGATTTTACGCCGCGCCATGTCTGTGCTCCCCAAAACCGTGACGGCGGCTTCTAGCGAGGGCGTGTATTTTGCGAAAGAGCAATTTTGCAGATTTGCAAATTATCGGTTCTGCATACGCTCTGGAATATCGCGAGCCTTTGATCCGGCGATGTAACCGGTTACGGTAGAGAAAAATGGAAGCAGTTCAGGAAAGAAGCATGGCGAACGTCCGTCTGGTCGACGTGAAGAAGGCGTTCGGCGCCGTCGAGGTGCTGAAGGGCGTCGATCTGGAGATCGCCGACGGCGAGTTCGTGGTCTTCGTCGGCCCGTCCGGCTGCGGCAAATCCACCCTGTTGCGCACCATCGCCGGGCTGGAAGAGGCGACGACGGGCCAGGTCTCCATCGGCGACCGGGTGGTCAACGACCTGTCGCCGTCCGACCGGGGCATCGCCATGGTGTTCCAGTCCTACGCCCTGTATCCGCACATGACGGCCTATGAAAACATGGCCTTCGGGCTGAAACTGGCCAAGACGGACAGAGCCGAGATCGATCGCCGCGTACGCGCCGCCGCCGAAGCCCTGAGCATCACCGACTATCTGGACCGCAAGCCCAAGGCCATGTCCGGCGGACAGCGCCAGCGCGTCGCCATCGGCCGCGCCATCGTGCGCGAACCCGACGTCTTCCTATTCGACGAGCCGCTGTCGAACCTGGACGCCGCCCTGCGGGTTCGGATGCGCTACGAGTTCGCACGCCTGCACGCCGAGCTGAAGACGACGATGATCTATGTGACCCACGACCAGGTCGAGGCCATGACCCTGGCCGACCGGATCGTGGTGCTGAACGGCGGCCGGATCGAACAGGTCGGGGCGCCGATGGACCTGTACCAGCGCCCGGCCAATCTGTTCGTCGCCGGCTTCATCGGCAGTCCGCGCATGAACCTGCTGACGGGCGAGGTGGTCGCCGCCTCGGCCGCCGGGGCCACGGTGCGGACGACGGCAGGCGAGACGATCCGCGTGGCGGTGGACGCCGCCTCGGCCAAGGCTGGCGACCGCATCACCCTGGGCGTCCGGCCCGAACATCTGAGCCTATCGGCCGAGGGCGACGTGCTGACCGCCGAAGTCCTGTTCGTCGAGCCCCTGGGGGCGACGACCATGGCCCATCTGAAACACCCGGCGTCGCAGGACACCCTGACGGTCCAGCTGGCGGGCGGGGCTCCGGCTAGGGTCGGCGAATCGCTGACCCTGCACGTCCCCGCCGACCAGGCCCATCTGTTCGACGCGGAAGGTCGCGCCTTTTCCCGACTTTAGCCGCGCTTTTCGTCACCGCCGATGAAGGCGCCGGCGATCCAGCTGACCACGCCGGTGACGATGGCCGCCCCGATTCCCGCCCACAGGCCGTCCACGGCGAAGCCGTTCAGGAACAGGGCGGTCAAGCCGATCATCGCCGCGTTCACGATCAGCAGGAACAGACCCAGGGTGACGACCGTGATCGGGAAGGTCAGCACCACCATGATCGGCCGCACGATCGCGTTGACCAGGCCCAGAATGATCGCCGCCGCGATCAGCGAGCCGTTATTGGTGAAGTCGACGCCCGGCACGATCTGGGCCGACAGCCACAGGCCGGCCATGGTGACGACGGCCTGGATGATGAAACGGATCATGTTGTCCTCAATGATGTGGAAGCGTCACCATAACGCGGCATGCCGGCAAAGGCTCCCCCTCGCCCGCCCCGGCTGCTAATCAGGGCGCTGATCCAGACCGCGACACGATACGGAGACCGGCCATGAGCCTTCACGGCGAATACGACCCCGACAACATCTTCGCCAAGATCCTGCGCGGCGAGATCCCCTCGGTGAAGGTGTGGGAGGACGACCACGTCCTGGCCTTCATGGACGTGTTTCCCCAGTCGGAAGGCCATGTCCTGATCATCGCCAAACAGTCGCAGGCGCGGAACCTGCTGGAGGTCGAGCCGGACATCCTGGCCCGGCTGACGGCCGCCCTGCAACGCACGGCCGTGGCGGTCGAAAGGGCGCTGAAGCCCGACGGGATCGCCGTGATGCAGTTCAACGGCGACGCCGGCGGCCAGACCGTCTTCCACCTGCATTTCCACATCATCCCCCGCTGGGCCGACCGGCCGATGAAGGGACACGGCCACGCGCCCATGGCCGAAGCCGCCGCCTTGAGGCCCCTGGCCGACCGGATCGCCGCAGAACTGGCCTGAGCGTGGCGGATCCGTCTTGCACAGGCGTCAATCCGTCCGCATAAGGCCAGCCAGTCCTCAAGACCGGGGCCGGTTTAGCTCAGTTGGTAGAGCGCCAGTTTTGTAAACTGGATGTCGCGGGTTCGATTCCTGCAACCGGCACCATCTCTTCACGACTTGGCCCTGCAGTTTTGCAGGTGGCGCCTTGAGGGCGCAGCGGATCACAGACCGATATCGAACGGGTGCGCTTTCACAGCGTTTCAGTCGGGAAGGCACGGGCGACCACGCGGTATGGCTTTGACCATAGCCGAGCCCTGAAGGGTGGCGAGACACCGATCGCGCCGAAACACTCAGGTCGGAACATCCTTGTCCGATACGGCTTAGGTATCTGAAAGCCGCGAAGACACGCCGGGGCCACGGACGCACGACACTCATCAATCGGCAGGGAAACGCCCTGAATGCACGCCACTTACTGCGGTCCTGCGCCGCTTCCCGGCGAACTCGCCACGAGCTGGAATCTGGACCCGATTCTTCTCGCCGCGCTGTTCGCGCTGGGCGTGGGCCTGCGGCGCGACCGGGCCGGACTGGCCGGCGTGGCGGTGTTGGCGATCGCCTTCGTGTCTCCGCTCTGCGCTCTGTCGGCGGCCCTGTTTTCGGCGCGGGTCGTGCATCACGTCCTGCTCATCGCCGTCGCCGCGCCGCTTCTGGCCTTGGCGGTCCCGGCGCGACGGCCGGCCGGGATCGTGATTCCCTTCTTGGTCTCGACCGCCGTCCTCTGGATCTGGCACATTCCCGCAGCCTATGACGCCGCCCTGACCAATATCCCAGTCTATTGGGTGATGCAGATCTCGCTGCTCGGCAGCGCGGTGCTGTTCTGGCGGGCGGTCCTGGCCGGGGACGGCGCGCCTGTGGATCGCCTCGGGTTTGTGATCGCCGCCTTCGCCCAGATGGGGCTGCTCGGCGCCCTGCTGACCTTCGCCCCGACGTCCCTCTATGCGGCGCACAGCTTCGCGCCCCTGGCCTGGGGCATGACCCCGCTTGAGGATCAGGCCCTGGGAGGGCTGATCATGTGGGCGCCGGCGGGGATACCCTACGCGATCGCAACCATCTGGATCGCGCGCCAAGGCTGGTCGCGACTGAAGGCGACGCGCGCATGATCGACTGGCTCGCACCCGCCGTTCCGCTGTTCAAGGCGGCCCATATCGTCGCCCTGGTGATCTGGTGCGGAGGGCTGCTGGCCCTGCCGTTGATGTTGACGCGCCATGACCCGAACATCTCGATTGAAGACTATCGCGTCGTCCGGAACGCCTCGCACCTGACCTATACGATGTGCGTCACGCCGGCGGCCGTCATCGCCGTGATCGCCGGCACCTG is a window encoding:
- a CDS encoding DUF6249 domain-containing protein translates to MGATPVFIVFIVFTAIVAVIVGPSFLKNRERREMQLTVRHAVDKGQTLPPELIDAMTKDVQKGLPSRSKDIRKGVLSLASGVGIAGFAFTVGGFTSQWGGNGEGPLLGLACIPVAIGIAFIILGLFNPNKD
- a CDS encoding DUF2188 domain-containing protein; this translates as MAHVTYRIVEHDGGWAYQSGGTYSETFATHEAAKAAAVRAAREQKVPDENAAIEYETSDGRWVTESADGHDRPATDVED
- a CDS encoding ArsC family reductase, which gives rise to MTVVLYGIPNCDTVKKARVWLDQHGVEYVFHDYKKAGVDPVQLGQWIDDHGWETVLNRAGTTFRKLPEADRADIDRDKAVALMTAQPSMIKRPVLDLGDRRLVGFKPEAYAAVFE
- a CDS encoding ATP-binding protein; protein product: MAAMIVVVFGNLSTIEAADRAVHHTRVVETAAADLLASSLDQETGIRGYGESRGEPAALEPYFAGQAKFSEELQTLYRLSSDSPQQTARLDALREGLNRWRSVYASPQLARPQSQIADPALAERGRVAMGEVRQLLDDLRAEEALAAQESEEARDRAYTTARIVVGGVGLAALGFGTSLGLWAVRASARREREAVAFAKAKTRTLAVVSHEIRTPLNGMLGMLQAMAAEPMAATQKERLEVALESGETLTALLNDLLDASKIEAGRLELLEADFDLTRLLARMETAFGETARKKGVPLRIDIAPEAAGDWIGDKVRIGQILANLISNAVKFTDQGEVALSVDVPSAGLLRIAVRDSGMGMNEATLGRLFSPYAQASAETAHTHGGTGLGLAISRSLARMMGGDITVTSAVGQGSCFTLELPLQRGRSATTEPESARSLADLHVLAADDNAVNRQVLSAILPSLGVELTVVENGDQAVAAWREGAYDLVLLDLRMPLCDGFEAARRIRAEETPGQRTPLILLSGDVSASVRQQGREAGLDGFVAKPLDIHMLIEAMSAALPPAHPLAA
- a CDS encoding TonB-dependent receptor domain-containing protein, with protein sequence MARRKILMATASVAWLAGVCAVQAQEGPSRVDDIVVTGSRIAGGDRIAPVETLERNVIAAAGAADASQLVRLITANSGSEAQVDQLNQPQSSGTAQFNLRNLGLGSTLVLVDGQRWTTSAVVATDGSAFVDINSLVPMIALQRVEVARDGASAVYGSDAVAGVVNFITRHNVAEPEISAKYAVADGSEESVIQAVGGLALLGGDLTLAASHFHRSALSTDERDFTQADRYGRASWTAVTSYGQPGSYYRPGTGGYAPDPACDNPAFDAAYRNSAGDAFCRLDYSDFFDLTPEETRTQVFADYRRPVGDMSLSLQAAWSTSETRARQTPSLPILAQSLTVPASHPDNPFSEDVLFRGRLLGAEAGASTAVFEYETWRLAAGLDGDFAGGWTWSLAATASRQHVAYDKPDVIGSALRNALNGLGGAGCDAATGSPGVGACQYFNPFGSAYLGTGTANSAELIDSLTGSTGLRGASSLTTADASTGGQALAWAGGRVDVALGAQYRRSAFRHDWSDLVNAGELLTAGFSPDFEGDQQTLAGFAEARIHLGDRIEAQLAGRYESYDGDQGRFSPKAAVRWDVTDALALRASWGQGFRAPSVYAQSGAQASQPSVFDRGAFVFVNTLTSGDADLKPEKSESLTFGALWRPIKGLELGLDAWRFDYADQVVKESAQAIIDQAAADTAAGRTGTDAQSRITRSAGGALTFVQLYFVNASSIETQGIDLAARYGRDLWGGRASASATWTYVDRYDIRLSDGAAQVSGVGSTNLNNIGRSLPRNRGEFALSWSGGGHALTGLVHYTAGYRNDRSGINDTTIASQTTVDLLYTRTLGLDLDLALGLVNLADKAPPLAQYAFGYDPVVADPRGRVFSLGLTKRF
- a CDS encoding ABC transporter ATP-binding protein, with the protein product MANVRLVDVKKAFGAVEVLKGVDLEIADGEFVVFVGPSGCGKSTLLRTIAGLEEATTGQVSIGDRVVNDLSPSDRGIAMVFQSYALYPHMTAYENMAFGLKLAKTDRAEIDRRVRAAAEALSITDYLDRKPKAMSGGQRQRVAIGRAIVREPDVFLFDEPLSNLDAALRVRMRYEFARLHAELKTTMIYVTHDQVEAMTLADRIVVLNGGRIEQVGAPMDLYQRPANLFVAGFIGSPRMNLLTGEVVAASAAGATVRTTAGETIRVAVDAASAKAGDRITLGVRPEHLSLSAEGDVLTAEVLFVEPLGATTMAHLKHPASQDTLTVQLAGGAPARVGESLTLHVPADQAHLFDAEGRAFSRL
- a CDS encoding phage holin family protein, whose amino-acid sequence is MIRFIIQAVVTMAGLWLSAQIVPGVDFTNNGSLIAAAIILGLVNAIVRPIMVVLTFPITVVTLGLFLLIVNAAMIGLTALFLNGFAVDGLWAGIGAAIVTGVVSWIAGAFIGGDEKRG
- a CDS encoding HIT family protein, which encodes MSLHGEYDPDNIFAKILRGEIPSVKVWEDDHVLAFMDVFPQSEGHVLIIAKQSQARNLLEVEPDILARLTAALQRTAVAVERALKPDGIAVMQFNGDAGGQTVFHLHFHIIPRWADRPMKGHGHAPMAEAAALRPLADRIAAELA
- a CDS encoding cytochrome c oxidase assembly protein — its product is MHATYCGPAPLPGELATSWNLDPILLAALFALGVGLRRDRAGLAGVAVLAIAFVSPLCALSAALFSARVVHHVLLIAVAAPLLALAVPARRPAGIVIPFLVSTAVLWIWHIPAAYDAALTNIPVYWVMQISLLGSAVLFWRAVLAGDGAPVDRLGFVIAAFAQMGLLGALLTFAPTSLYAAHSFAPLAWGMTPLEDQALGGLIMWAPAGIPYAIATIWIARQGWSRLKATRA